From a region of the Alosa sapidissima isolate fAloSap1 chromosome 9, fAloSap1.pri, whole genome shotgun sequence genome:
- the LOC121718890 gene encoding uncharacterized protein LOC121718890 isoform X1: MDFSHISARCRDAIFLFDGILVYVLDNYLDSYLGHNYPNNNSVSVVDFLVSFLAWRMLVKVKYREKQKYVKVTNSDGTCDYQQFHQAVVEKFGLPPDAEVIYKDSSGTEVDPDIFSELLEKGEDLFKVYVNDDLDLEDMSVSSEASYPSDASTVILDDSPCETPNKKIRRDDQSHREAVKNMVNEVLQRKPGGEKIFQEYTKTKSLSDGTRRQLVNILVADMVEVHGRIPSQAVRVKYAQGIVALFPYLEDPLSKHGYEHFYDAASGSGYIAWRLKTVQRSLSDGSRSRVAVEQCNGGPKAARDSVSTIQQLTDRDCEEAISMMNHSSDEALVMEKMKATFEHRQKLVRDPDKSVDVLDTFPRFLDIPGLIEQDFLMLFGEEASGKFLARWPTFFRPHITEDAKGLVPTLHVEELLSSAQGNDGGWDRDIASLCLLLHLIPPTSKGHKKSAKISALQAEDYLVRYLQVGASIQIFLTNLEPSQPFLLCIGEQKNKIQKFYIIVDSKAIPCRAQTSVAAFDELFKTHFVFGTSYSEALDGFYTFIQTAVYNIDVGMVREKPRVRELRARFLNLKK; this comes from the exons ATGGATTTCAGCCACATTTCAGCAAGGTGTAGAGACGCCATCTTTCTTTTCGATGGAATCCTAGTATATG TACTGGATAATTATCTTGACAGTTATCTTGGTCATAATTACCCTAATAACAACTCTGTCagtgttgtggattttcttgtGTCATTCCTAGCTTGG AGAATGCTTGTGAAAGTAAAGTACAGAGAAAAGCAGAAATATGTCAAGGTTACTAACAGTGATGGGACCTGTGACTACCAGCAGTTCCACCAAGCAG TCGTAGAAAAATTTGGACTGCCTCCTGACGCTGAGGTCATTTACAAAGATTCTTCTGGAACAGAAGTGGACCCGGACATCTTTTCTGAACTGTTGGAGAAGGGGGAGGATTTGTTCAAGGTGTATGTGAATGATG ATTTAGATTTAGAGGATATGTCAGTGTCTTCTGAAGCATCATACCCCTCAGATGCCTCCACTGTTATATTGGATGACAGTCCGTGTGAGACTCCAAACAAGAAAATTAGAAGGGATGACCAGAGTCATAGAGAAGCAGTCAAAAAT ATGGTCAATGAAGTTCTTCAAAGAAAGCCAGGGGGGGAGAAGATTTTTCAAGAGTACACTAAAACAAAGTCACTGTCAGATGGAACCAGGAGACAGCTTGTGAATATCTTGGTTGCTGACATGGTGGAGGTGCATGG ACGGATCCCTTCCCAAGCTGTTCGAGTGAAGTATGCCCAAGGCATTGTGGCCTTGTTCCCATATCTTGAGGACCCATTGTCGAAGCATGGATAT GAACACTTTTATGATGCAGCATCAGGCTCTGGGTACATTGCATGGCGTCTTAAGACTGTACAACGAAGCCTATCTGATGGCTCAAGGTCTCGGGTAGCAGTGGAACAATGCAATGGTGGTCCAAAGGCTGCAAGAGACTCGGTTTCTACCATACAACAGTTGACTGATCGAGATTGCGAAGAGGCAATATCTATGATGAATCATTCTTCCGATGAAGCACTGGTTATGGAGAAAATGAAGGCCACTTTtgaacacagacagaaactTGTCCGTGATCCTGACAAGTCAGTAGATGTTCTGGACACCTTCCCAAGATTTCTTGACATACCTGGCCTT ATTGAGCAGGACTTTCTGATGCTTTTTGGAGAGGAGGCATCAGGGAAGTTCTTAGCCAGATGGCCAACGTTTTTCAGACCACACATCACTGAAGATGCTAAGGGGCTAGTACCAACTCTACATGTTGAGGAGCTCCTTAGCTCTGCACAAGGAAATGATGGTG GATGGGACCGTGACATTGCTTCACTGTGCTTGCTGCTGCATCTCATTCCTCCAACATCTAAGGGCCACAAGAAGTCTGCGAAAATCAGTGCCCTCCAAGCAGAGGACTACTTGGTGAGGTATCTGCAG GTTGGTGCAAGCATTCAAATCTTCTTGACCAATCTCGAACCGTCTCAGCCCTTTCTGCTCTGCATTGGCGAACAGAAGAACAAGATACAGAAGTTCTACATCATCGTGGATAGCAAGGCAATTCCATGCAGAGCACAGACATCAGTAGCAGCATTTGACGAGCTGTTCAAAACACACTTTGTTTTTGGAACGTCATATAGTGAGGCCCTTGATGGTTTTTACACTTTCATACAAACAGCTGTGTACAACATCGATGTTGGTATGGTCAGAGAAAAGCCAAGAGTGAGGGAACTTAGGGCCAGGTTTCTAAATTTGAAGAAGTAA
- the LOC121718890 gene encoding uncharacterized protein LOC121718890 isoform X2 — MDFSHISARCRDAIFLFDGILVYVLDNYLDSYLGHNYPNNNSVSVVDFLVSFLAWRMLVKVKYREKQKYVKVTNSDGTCDYQQFHQAVVEKFGLPPDAEVIYKDSSGTEVDPDIFSELLEKGEDLFKVYVNDDLEDMSVSSEASYPSDASTVILDDSPCETPNKKIRRDDQSHREAVKNMVNEVLQRKPGGEKIFQEYTKTKSLSDGTRRQLVNILVADMVEVHGRIPSQAVRVKYAQGIVALFPYLEDPLSKHGYEHFYDAASGSGYIAWRLKTVQRSLSDGSRSRVAVEQCNGGPKAARDSVSTIQQLTDRDCEEAISMMNHSSDEALVMEKMKATFEHRQKLVRDPDKSVDVLDTFPRFLDIPGLIEQDFLMLFGEEASGKFLARWPTFFRPHITEDAKGLVPTLHVEELLSSAQGNDGGWDRDIASLCLLLHLIPPTSKGHKKSAKISALQAEDYLVRYLQVGASIQIFLTNLEPSQPFLLCIGEQKNKIQKFYIIVDSKAIPCRAQTSVAAFDELFKTHFVFGTSYSEALDGFYTFIQTAVYNIDVGMVREKPRVRELRARFLNLKK, encoded by the exons ATGGATTTCAGCCACATTTCAGCAAGGTGTAGAGACGCCATCTTTCTTTTCGATGGAATCCTAGTATATG TACTGGATAATTATCTTGACAGTTATCTTGGTCATAATTACCCTAATAACAACTCTGTCagtgttgtggattttcttgtGTCATTCCTAGCTTGG AGAATGCTTGTGAAAGTAAAGTACAGAGAAAAGCAGAAATATGTCAAGGTTACTAACAGTGATGGGACCTGTGACTACCAGCAGTTCCACCAAGCAG TCGTAGAAAAATTTGGACTGCCTCCTGACGCTGAGGTCATTTACAAAGATTCTTCTGGAACAGAAGTGGACCCGGACATCTTTTCTGAACTGTTGGAGAAGGGGGAGGATTTGTTCAAGGTGTATGTGAATGATG ATTTAGAGGATATGTCAGTGTCTTCTGAAGCATCATACCCCTCAGATGCCTCCACTGTTATATTGGATGACAGTCCGTGTGAGACTCCAAACAAGAAAATTAGAAGGGATGACCAGAGTCATAGAGAAGCAGTCAAAAAT ATGGTCAATGAAGTTCTTCAAAGAAAGCCAGGGGGGGAGAAGATTTTTCAAGAGTACACTAAAACAAAGTCACTGTCAGATGGAACCAGGAGACAGCTTGTGAATATCTTGGTTGCTGACATGGTGGAGGTGCATGG ACGGATCCCTTCCCAAGCTGTTCGAGTGAAGTATGCCCAAGGCATTGTGGCCTTGTTCCCATATCTTGAGGACCCATTGTCGAAGCATGGATAT GAACACTTTTATGATGCAGCATCAGGCTCTGGGTACATTGCATGGCGTCTTAAGACTGTACAACGAAGCCTATCTGATGGCTCAAGGTCTCGGGTAGCAGTGGAACAATGCAATGGTGGTCCAAAGGCTGCAAGAGACTCGGTTTCTACCATACAACAGTTGACTGATCGAGATTGCGAAGAGGCAATATCTATGATGAATCATTCTTCCGATGAAGCACTGGTTATGGAGAAAATGAAGGCCACTTTtgaacacagacagaaactTGTCCGTGATCCTGACAAGTCAGTAGATGTTCTGGACACCTTCCCAAGATTTCTTGACATACCTGGCCTT ATTGAGCAGGACTTTCTGATGCTTTTTGGAGAGGAGGCATCAGGGAAGTTCTTAGCCAGATGGCCAACGTTTTTCAGACCACACATCACTGAAGATGCTAAGGGGCTAGTACCAACTCTACATGTTGAGGAGCTCCTTAGCTCTGCACAAGGAAATGATGGTG GATGGGACCGTGACATTGCTTCACTGTGCTTGCTGCTGCATCTCATTCCTCCAACATCTAAGGGCCACAAGAAGTCTGCGAAAATCAGTGCCCTCCAAGCAGAGGACTACTTGGTGAGGTATCTGCAG GTTGGTGCAAGCATTCAAATCTTCTTGACCAATCTCGAACCGTCTCAGCCCTTTCTGCTCTGCATTGGCGAACAGAAGAACAAGATACAGAAGTTCTACATCATCGTGGATAGCAAGGCAATTCCATGCAGAGCACAGACATCAGTAGCAGCATTTGACGAGCTGTTCAAAACACACTTTGTTTTTGGAACGTCATATAGTGAGGCCCTTGATGGTTTTTACACTTTCATACAAACAGCTGTGTACAACATCGATGTTGGTATGGTCAGAGAAAAGCCAAGAGTGAGGGAACTTAGGGCCAGGTTTCTAAATTTGAAGAAGTAA